One Euphorbia lathyris chromosome 1, ddEupLath1.1, whole genome shotgun sequence DNA segment encodes these proteins:
- the LOC136228657 gene encoding protein LOWER TEMPERATURE 1, whose protein sequence is MEGSSSPRSDSNPTPTSAAKFLSNLPSRGFLSSTVLSSNPGGMRVYICEHETSPPDSQQIKTNQTNILIRSLQLKKQKGDSSSKDAKGVTAAEGSRKRAPERVQDGPSSSKRSNSQTGNKQEGSDGRTSERDLYSLTVERLRALLKEQGLSPRGKKDELVARLRNANGSL, encoded by the exons ATGGAGGGTTCATCTTCTCCGCGGTCCGATTCAAATCCTACGCCCACTTCCGCTGCCAAGTTCCTCTCTAACCTTCCTTCTCGGGGCTTCTTGTCATCTACCGTCCTCTCTTCCAATCCG GGTGGGATGCGAGTGTACATCTGTGAGCATGAGACGTCACCCCCAG ATAGCCAACAGATAAAGACTAACCAAACAAACATATTGATTAGATCGCTCCAACTTAAAAAGCAAAAGGGTGATTCCAGTTCAAAGGATGCGAAGGGCGTAACTGCAGCTGAAGGTTCTAGAAAGCG TGCTCCGGAAAGGGTTCAGGATGGCCCCAGTTCATCTAAGAGAAGCAATAGTCAAACTGGTAATAAACAAG AGGGATCCGATGGCCGCACATCTGAGAGAGACCTGTACAGTCTAACAGTAGAAAGGCTACGTGCTCTCCTAAAGGAACAGGGCCTTTCACCCAGAGGAAAGAAG GATGAGCTGGTTGCAAGGTTGAGAAATGCAAATGGATCCTTGTGA